AGAAATATAAATAAGAGACAGAATAAAATGCAGAGATTATCTTATTCAATTGTCTTTGAGTGTATCTCACAATGGTGAATAACAACCTTATTTATAGGTTAAGAAATCACTTCAAATGTTGTCATATTAAATGTTATAACAGAACCTAGGAAATATATTACatgaataaaatgaatataagtAGTTCATATATTAAGCAAATAGACAATCCACTAattcaatgaattttttttgttttatttttccttttgggatcaaaggaaatgaaaaacataagaaaaaactaaaggtttttaaaaaaattataaaaaagctctgggcttttagtgcaaaattttcttttctttttatttgaaaaaaaatattggagTCAAGTTAAAACTGTTAATAGCCACTTACAAAATCGGAAGAAAATGATCATTTTCAGATctcttatttgtaaaaaaaaaaaaaatatcttgtaAGAagataataactaaataaaaattgtagatGGCCTACAGAACAAATAATGcaaataaattacatatttaactGAAAAATCAAGggccaaaataataaatacataacTAAGGGGAGTAGAGAGAAAACCTTATGGACAAAGAGTTAGAAGCTGTCTAGGAAATGTATCAAGAGCCTCAAGAAGCACGAACCATGCACATACATATTTTACTAGGAACAAGATATTTTATATAGATGATACCACAACATCAATGACACAGACAGACCCAAATTTACATCTATGTCAAACTACAGCCTGCATCATGATGTATGTTTCTATCCTATTAAGGACCACACATTTTGGCAGTTACAACTTCAACTACAATCTTTGTTTCACACGTCGACCATTGAAATCACCGCCGTCAAGGACAACCTCATTCCCTAGCTTGTTGGTAATGCCAGAATGTTCATTTACCCTAGCAACATACTCCAACAGTTCTGTGAGGACATGAGGACAACTTTCTCTCAGATAGTCAAAACCATCAGTTTGCATTACAGCTGCATAAAAAGGATTATATGATCAATACCAACTAATAACATAACTCTGACACTTGTATGACCCAGATGAAAATTCACTTTTGTTTCTGCAATGCTGAACCATATGCATGGAAACATTTTTCTAAAGAAGCAGTAAGAAATTCCTCCACATGTGATTACAGTGTGAGCATCAAGTTAATTCCATGACCCCCAGTTGACAAATGACAACAACAAACTGTAGAGTAGCAAGCCCtctttcacttttttttcctttttgggccTAAAGCTGAACCCTTTAGAAATAAggacaaataataaaatttgatttCAGGGTTACTAATATAGGTTGCAACGGTAGCCAGACATCTCCCCCTTCCAAGTTCAACTTAGGGACAATACTTTTAGCAGTACCTAAAGAGAATTGTTGAAAATGCGATTAGAACTTCTAAATTTTCACTTTAGAGAGATCAAACACGCAGGAAACATATTTATTACagcaaaaaaaatttaaaaaggggAATTAaatcttctaagaattatacTTAGAAGAGATTATTTGTAGATCATGGTGACAAAATTATAAATGTAAACTTACCACAAAAACTAGAGTACTTGAACCAAAGAAGTGAACGGAATCACAACTTTGATGTAACATTTTAACATAAGTTGATTAGAAGATAAAAGAGCACCTCTTAGATTTTCTGGCATGGCAACAAATTTGAGACAGACGGATTTCAGCTGGAAACAATGGTGCTGTTCAGCCAGGGCTAAAGTTGTTGCAACAGTATTAATAGCAACTTCCTCACACAGGTTAGCCTCACAGAGCAACCTGAGCCTATCTAACCCATAACAATCAGCTGCCGCAAGCAGATGTTGAGACATCAAGGTTGATGCCCATTTTGTGTTCAACCCTGTGAGTTCTTCCATGTCTGGCAGCACATCCCAGTAAATGAAATGAAGAAGAGCCTGTCATCAACATACACGAGAATTAAGCAAATAATGCAAAACTAAATCACAATGTTAAATGAAAAGAGTGTCAcatcaaaattggaaaaaaaaaagttttagcGCAAAAGCGAACTCCAGGTATGGCTTCTCTCTATCAGCATCCTTTCAGCGACTCAGCTTCTAATTGATATCGTAAAAAATTAAACAGCTTCAATGAGTATGCCAGATATACAATGTTTTTTTCTATCACAAGGGAACCCGCAGCTGAAGATATGCATGATAATAAAAGCATGTAATCAAGAGAGGGTTcataagaaatgaaaaaaaaaagattaaaaataaataaatatgtaatgcCAGAAAAAAGTAAAGATAAACTTGAACAACAATTATATTAAAAGGAATTAGAAAAAACTACACTAAAAATATGTGAGCAAAAATTATAAATCAAGTTCAACACCCGACTTAAATTTCTAAATCAAATgtaaagataaaattttatgtatttatattCTCCTAATCATACAAATACATCCATAACAATTCATTGAGATTTGATGCATCACCCAAGCCAATATATAGTAAATAGGCAATGATGTGCACCATTAGCGCCTCGGTGCCTACACTGGAACAGCACCAAAAGGGAGGCAAAACGCCTAGCTTATGTTGTATCTAACCTCAAGACTTAAAAGCGCCTCAAGTGAGCCTTTAAGAACATTGATCATGCCTAAAAGTAGGGATCAGATCAATGCGTAAAAGAAAGAGgcagaaaataacaaataaatggAGCATTGAAAAAATTGCCTGATCTCACTGTGATAGAAGAAGCAATGACAACTGAGAGAATGGATGGATGAGAAGTTCTGTAGTAGTACAGCTTTGCAGGTTATTAAGTTCAGCAGGTGGTATCTTGAATAATTACAGATTGTGTTAATGATAGATACACTACAAGCAGTCAAATCAAGATAAGGGCAGGAAATGGGTGGGAGGTAGTACAAGGCTTTGACCTTAAAAACTGGGGCTTCCATGTCTTCTACGTTTATATGCTCTGTATTTTGATCCTTCATTGGACCAAAAAGTTGGGCTCTGAACACAGGTGACCTTGCAGCAAGTACCAATTTGTGAGCAGCAAATACCTCTCCATTAACGTCGAAGTTCACATCAGTATCCTTCCCACTTTCAAGGAGCCGTCCAAAATGCAGTCCAATATCTGATGGAGATAGAGGAATCGAGTAGGTTTTAGGTCCTTCGGTGCGAGACCTCACTACACCAACACAACAATGAACTTGCAGGCAATCATCCTTCAGGTAGTCTGATGATTCTAAAGCAGTTCTTTTAAAGAAACGCTTATATCCCCTGCAGAACCATAATTTGGTCATGTAGATTATTGCACGCTGTGTGTTGAATAAAAGAAATGTTCCAAAACATGGCTAGAGAAGTTAAGATGTGAATTAAAAACTTTTAAGTCAAATCTTGCTAGTGAATTCTGGTATTAAGACTGAAATAGTAAACTCTTGCTAAGAATTTCAATCTACAAGAAAACCACCACCAAGCTTCAACAGACTTCAAAAGCTCTTATGAAACACAAACAGTACGCCGTTGCTCAAGTCGAGTAATGAAAATAGAAGTTACAAGAATAAGACTGAATAAGCATGTAAAGGTTATGGAGATGATGACTAATGAGCCGTGCAAGGAAAATGCTGCCTGCAGTTTCTTATAGTAAAAGTTCGGCAAATCTATACTCTGATTCACAAAGACAAGATCAAAGCACTCGGTGTCACAAAATCACAAGGGTATCACAACATAAGCCCATATATTTGAAGGAGGCAGAGTAGGTGTCACTTGTCAGTACTAGAAAATCTTCAACGGTCTAGCTTTGAGATGAGCACATAGGAAAAAATAAACATTTTGATCATTTCATTACCATGATGATATTTGTCTCTATTATACAACCATATACATAAAATCTTCAATTTTGTGTTACATATAATCAAAATGGAAAATGAAAAGGAAGGAAAATCTTAAAGTCAGTGAGGAAAGAATATGATCAGTAAAACACATGGATTGTTTTAGAAAAGTGTTGCCAAACCAAAAACGCCTAAGAAATGTGTCAAGGTTTGTCAAGATTTAAGCAGAAAGCACAACCAAAGGGTTCTTCTTTAACCAATAAAAAGGCCAGATGAAAAATATAAGAGAACATATGTGTAATGCAAGAAAAATAACCATGTGAAAAAAGGAACTGAGAACATAGAATTGAACTAAAGCAAGTAAAGTAAGAATTTGTAAACCAGGttcaaaaattatgttaaaatcGTGATTCAATTGAAAAAATGATAAGCTTGTAATGTTAgaattatgtataaatatggACTTAACCATTAACTTATTATTATGGTTTAGTAAAACGGGCTGAAGTTAGTAGTTGTTGGACAAGACACTGGCAGTTTATTTGTGTGGATTCCATTTCATGACATATGTGTGGGCAATAGTGTAGGCCTGTTGAAGACCAGTGAGCCCGTAATGGGAATGCATCTTAGGTTAAACCAGGAGAGGGGACCTAGCTCATATTTATAGGCTTAAAAAGCCTTAACCTAGTGTGCCTCCCCATTACGGACTCAGTGGTCTTCAACAGGCCTACACTATTGTCAACCCACACATATGACATAAAATAGATACAGGCCCATATAGAATCCACACAAAAACATGTGTCTTATCCAACAACTACTAACATTTAGCCCGTTTTACTAAAATGCAATAATAAGTTAATGTTGTCCAAGTGGGAGAatgttaggattattttttGTCAAGGTTAAGAATGGATGGTACCTATAATCAGACCCAACCGTTGCAAATGTGGACTTAACATTagcttattatgttttagtaaAATGGACTGAATGTTAGTAGTTGTTGGACAAGACACGACCGTGTATTTGTGTGGATTCCATATGGGCATGTATTCATTTCATGTCATATGTGTGGGCTGGCAATAGTGTAGGCTTGTTGAAGACCAATGAGCTCGTAATGAGGAGGCACACTACGTTAAAGCTTTTAAGCCTATAAATATGAGGCTAACTAAGACGCATTCCCATATGGTGCCAGTCGTCATAATCTTAAGGAGAGGAAGACTTAGTCTAGCTCGTCTTTAGTTGGTCATGTCTATGATGGATAAAGGTATGCACCTCCTTTTTCCGTATTTCACTATATTATATAGGTGTTCTCGATCTATGTAATTATTAGTAGTTGTGTTTATAGTTTATTCTAACATATAATTCACATTAAGTGACTAATTCTCCAAATTTCCAGTACCTAATCGCTAATTGATCAATACATATCATAAccataaaattttcaattcatTAACAACTAATATTTAAGTTTGTCAACTACAtttttgagctgagggtctatcGGAAGCAACTTTTCTACCTAAGGAAGGTGGTAGGGATGAGATCTGCATACATCCTACTCTATCTAGACCtctacttgtgggattacattgggaatgttattgttgttgctagCTACATTTTAATTGAGCAAAGTTACCAACAGCACATTTTAGCATGTCTACTGCACTGAAATGCCATCTAAGCACAGAAAAGTGCTAGTCCTACAATTTGACGACCTTATCCATTATTATGGCGCAGGAGAACACCACATTACTATTCAATCTTTTCTTTTACGAGAATATTATAGATGAACTATTATTGCTTACTTCCTTTAATCAAAAAGGATTGAGGTCGGGAAATCATAACCACCAAACAAGAGCAAACTAGCCAATTAATTGAGTCTCAGTGGTAAAGGATCATGGGGGTCAGGGAAAATCATAACCAACCCACAACAAGAACTGTATAGCACATGAAACTCACCACATGCTTCCACGGTATTTAAGAGTGTACGGTCCACTCTCCAACGCTCTCCCAAAATGGCTATGCACTTTATGCCTACTCTTACCACTTTGATCAATTAGCGTCAGCTCAAAAAGAGCCCTTACATCCGTCCCTTCGCTTGCTAGAGAAATAAATAACGACACATATGTTGAATTATCTTCAGTACTCTTCCCATCAGGATAGAAATAAATCGCCCACGTATACCCACCTACCATAAACGTATCGGAAGCGACGTACTTTCCAATCCCAATCCCCTTGGACAAAGAATACCCAGTAATCTTAAAATCATGAGAGCCATTCACCGTCTCCGTCACCGATGTTGACGTAGTCACCGTAGATGATGATGAAGGGGAGGACGATGAGTAGGGTTTGGCAATTGCCTCTTTTTCAACCCTTCCCATGCCCACCATACGTAAAAATTTCGACTGAAAAACgtcaaatttttttctaattgaggTGAATTCAGAAATGTGGATCAGATCTAGGGATTTGGGGTTTATCGGCGAAATTGCTGGGAGATTTCTACGGTGGAGAGGGAATCTAGGCTAGAAATTAGGAATTTTCTAGGGTTTCGAAAGGCAGAAAACGAATAAGAAATGGAGTAGATGAATGACTTATATAGTTGTGCCAGAAAATGATGATTAGGTGTATATGATTGAGTTGGAACGGAAATGCGGAATGTAACCGTTGGGTCTAAAAGCAGCTGACAAAATcttcattaataaaaataatgcatatattaattttatgtattattaatatcttattttgatatattttttatgctatgtatatATTACTTTAATGTGTATTAAGATATGTAATAAAATTTAATGTGTACATTAGCATGGTTAGAGATTCAATTATTCCTCaaaatcttttttatatatttgtcaTCATAATTGTTGAGAATatctttataaataaatatttttatgcaatgtAAGTTATTTTTAACACAACGAACTAAATAATacataagaaataatttatgtataattaatgcaaTCACAACTAATATAAACATTACTAATATACTctatttagcattattttaTATCCTCTACCAAACGAGCCTTAAAGGAGTCGTTTGATTGTTGGTGAGAAATGTACCTGTATTAGTAATATGTGGATGGTCATTGGTTATGAGAAATGAACCAAGGTAAGTTTTGAgctttcgatagtgatgagttggccaagaTGATAGCAGGCggagttgagtgagagtagGTGGGGAAGGGTAAGTGTttcttgattgtgatagttgtgttgaacttgtctagttgaggatagaTGTGTGGAAAAGGAGcgagatgagaccttgtgatgtgcaatagatagataagagtatgttagtgtgtctcCGGGTAAGAGGTCATATAATAATGAAAGTAGAAGCGTTAAAGTAAGCATGACAATTCTTAGATAGGGTTAAAgtggttagagtgataggcttAAGTGTGTGGTGGtcactatgagagtgatggGAGTAGGCTATTGTTGACTTTTGGGGAAGTGATTGGATatacgtgaagggtgttatgaggcttggaaagaaaggggagcttgggcaccgatatattgCCCGTACGAAATTATAAAGAGAATTAAGGATGTCACTCATGAATTGAAGTTCGACGGTTGATGACCTAGATGTTTTAATGATTCGATTGATAGGGTTTCGATtttctattcgtgcctaatgatgagaatgacGAAGGAAatgtccctactcttgacttgaattGATTTGGCTATTCTTGAGTTGgaatagttgattgtctagattgcttaatttgattgagtctcaATTGTTATTCATTCCTCGAGTCCATCTCTACTTGaccttcattcgaggacgaatgatcccaagggggagataatgtaacaccccggattttttttcgcaaagactcgaatatttcttcacgtgtaTGTAGACTCGAATCgtatgacttgtaattttatatatgagttaggattaattcctaagtatttgaagtgtgttagatgtgtttagggatcataagggatctctaacaccaaatcgAGTCTAAAGatttccaatcgattaagtttccGGATgggttagtataagggtcaacttcaaacgaccatatcttctagaatataatgaactgggtggaccatgacctaccaaattaaagtctttgagtcttctttccaactccaccaagattgcaatttttagagttcggagtcaaaagttatgaccattttactacagactagtactacaggaatttcaggcctgggcgaccactgcaggaaatttaggcttggcgctccagtggcgtgacgcgccactatagcgccagaaaacagcctcagtagtttggtccttggcgcgacgcgccactattagatgtgcagggttttaagcctattttggcttggcgctgcagtggcgtgacgcgccactatagcgccagcaagagttttgcccaattttccagatttttgaagaggggcaacttggactttttccctaattatatatacccaactTGGAATGTTTTGGAATGATATTTTCAGCCTCCTCACCTCCCAAAAatcctaatcttcatcccctcttctcttccaaacatctccaacaagaatttgccctcaaaagctcaaggattcaagcttctcattgaagacccaacaacaaggtttcttcaaaatctactctaaggtatgtaaggctaacctaaaatatggattgagttcttccatatgcccatagatgtgttggatagaagttgtgaaagatttgaaccttttatgaagatttttgttgaaatttcctaaactatagaatattactaaaatgtgttaatgatgttcttgagttgactttgttgagggtatggattcatgtattcattcacatgaatccaagatgagatttttttttggtcataatttatcttgaggatgagattgatgatttttatgtataataaaaataatattatttttatagtgaaacgaggtattcttttacttg
This DNA window, taken from Solanum dulcamara chromosome 3, daSolDulc1.2, whole genome shotgun sequence, encodes the following:
- the LOC129882857 gene encoding BTB/POZ and MATH domain-containing protein 2-like, with product MVGMGRVEKEAIAKPYSSSSPSSSSTVTTSTSVTETVNGSHDFKITGYSLSKGIGIGKYVASDTFMVGGYTWAIYFYPDGKSTEDNSTYVSLFISLASEGTDVRALFELTLIDQSGKSRHKVHSHFGRALESGPYTLKYRGSMWGYKRFFKRTALESSDYLKDDCLQVHCCVGVVRSRTEGPKTYSIPLSPSDIGLHFGRLLESGKDTDVNFDVNGEVFAAHKLVLAARSPVFRAQLFGPMKDQNTEHINVEDMEAPVFKALLHFIYWDVLPDMEELTGLNTKWASTLMSQHLLAAADCYGLDRLRLLCEANLCEEVAINTVATTLALAEQHHCFQLKSVCLKFVAMPENLRAVMQTDGFDYLRESCPHVLTELLEYVARVNEHSGITNKLGNEVVLDGGDFNGRRVKQRL